A window of Bacillus solimangrovi contains these coding sequences:
- a CDS encoding YneB family resolvase-like protein gives MNKALIYCRVSTMKDAQHSSIERQKEELLQLAKSYEFDVYKVISEKASGYDIEREGILEVLQTFKENEANVLLIQDETRLGRGNARIALLHALQKENVEIYSVSHQGELQLSESDSMVLEIVSIVEEYQRKLHNLKIKRGMKRAVERGFQPANNLKNQHLNSGRDRKDVPIEEIVRLRQKKLTFADIAATLRGFGYEVSKATVHRRYQEYTDKQLE, from the coding sequence ATGAATAAGGCACTGATCTATTGTAGAGTGAGTACAATGAAAGATGCACAGCATTCATCAATTGAACGGCAAAAGGAAGAATTGCTTCAATTAGCTAAATCATATGAATTCGATGTATATAAAGTAATTTCTGAGAAAGCTAGTGGTTATGATATTGAAAGAGAAGGTATTTTAGAAGTATTACAAACTTTCAAAGAAAACGAGGCTAATGTTCTTTTAATTCAAGATGAAACTCGATTAGGTAGGGGTAATGCTAGAATTGCACTATTGCATGCTTTACAAAAAGAAAATGTTGAAATATATAGTGTAAGTCATCAAGGTGAGTTACAACTTTCAGAGTCTGATTCTATGGTGCTTGAAATAGTGTCAATTGTAGAAGAATACCAGCGTAAGTTACATAATTTGAAAATTAAGCGTGGGATGAAGCGAGCTGTAGAAAGAGGTTTTCAACCTGCCAATAATTTAAAAAACCAGCACTTGAATTCTGGTAGAGACCGTAAAGATGTACCGATCGAAGAAATCGTAAGACTACGTCAGAAAAAGTTAACATTTGCAGATATAGCAGCTACACTACGAGGTTTTGGGTACGAGGTGAGCAAAGCGACTGTTCATCGACGTTATCAGGAATATACGGATAAGCAGCTCGAATAA
- the yneA gene encoding cell division suppressor protein YneA: MTKLDYSYLIPFLIMSVISFFVIVGQLQPINTDEYLKVAVQEGDTLWGLSARYKDFHELSSSSFISWVEKENNIFDNHIFPGQEIILPVEIATMQVVMNE; this comes from the coding sequence ATGACAAAATTAGATTATTCTTATTTAATACCTTTTTTAATAATGAGTGTTATTTCGTTTTTTGTAATTGTTGGTCAGCTTCAACCAATAAATACTGACGAATATTTGAAAGTAGCGGTACAAGAAGGAGATACATTATGGGGTTTGTCAGCACGATATAAAGATTTTCATGAACTGTCTTCAAGTTCGTTTATTAGTTGGGTAGAGAAAGAAAACAATATATTTGACAATCATATATTCCCAGGTCAAGAGATCATTCTTCCAGTTGAAATTGCTACAATGCAAGTTGTTATGAATGAGTAG
- the lexA gene encoding transcriptional repressor LexA, giving the protein MPKISKRQQEILDFIKNEVNQKGYPPSVREIGQAVGLASSSTVHGHLARLEKKGLIRRDPTKPRAIEILDEETMDAIPKGGTINVPIIGKVTAGNPITAVENVEEYLTLPEQFVPDSDDVFILTIQGESMIEAGIYDGDLVIVRKQQHANNGEIVVAMTEENEATVKRFFKEKDFIRLQPENSSMEPIILRNVIILGKVIGVYRALH; this is encoded by the coding sequence ATGCCAAAAATATCAAAACGGCAACAAGAGATCCTTGATTTTATTAAAAATGAGGTTAACCAAAAAGGATATCCACCTTCAGTTAGGGAAATTGGTCAAGCAGTTGGGCTTGCATCAAGTTCAACGGTTCATGGTCATCTAGCAAGACTTGAAAAAAAAGGGTTGATACGACGAGATCCGACTAAACCACGTGCAATTGAAATTTTAGATGAGGAAACTATGGATGCAATACCAAAAGGTGGCACGATTAACGTACCTATTATAGGTAAGGTAACTGCAGGTAATCCAATTACTGCTGTCGAAAATGTTGAAGAATATTTAACGTTGCCTGAACAATTTGTACCGGATTCAGATGATGTCTTTATTCTAACAATCCAAGGGGAAAGTATGATTGAAGCAGGCATTTATGACGGTGATCTCGTCATTGTTCGTAAACAACAACATGCAAACAATGGGGAAATTGTCGTAGCTATGACTGAAGAAAATGAAGCAACTGTGAAGCGCTTTTTCAAAGAAAAAGATTTCATACGTTTACAACCTGAAAATTCCTCAATGGAACCTATCATTCTACGAAATGTTATTATCTTAGGAAAAGTAATTGGTGTTTACCGCGCACTTCATTAA
- a CDS encoding 2Fe-2S iron-sulfur cluster-binding protein: MSQLQVEIRQNGEQYEVVPKKGKTLLEAAIIQEVPLDFKCQKGNCKRCVIELLSGKELLNSPTEKEYEKIPEDLDGGFRLACQVTPI, translated from the coding sequence ATGTCACAATTACAAGTGGAAATTAGACAAAATGGAGAGCAATATGAGGTTGTTCCAAAGAAAGGAAAAACCCTGTTAGAAGCTGCAATTATTCAAGAGGTACCTCTTGATTTTAAATGCCAAAAAGGTAATTGTAAGCGTTGTGTAATCGAATTACTTTCAGGTAAAGAGCTACTGAATAGTCCGACAGAAAAAGAATACGAGAAAATTCCTGAAGATTTGGATGGTGGTTTTCGTCTAGCATGTCAAGTTACTCCAATTTGA
- the cobT gene encoding nicotinate-nucleotide--dimethylbenzimidazole phosphoribosyltransferase codes for MVIKEFKIDPLDKENGLQVKSYIDTLTKPPGSLGKLEQLAIQLGEITSQQFPSVTPPGVIVFAADHGIAAEGVSAFPQEVTAQMVTNFLNGGAAINVFSKQIGAQFKIVDVGVATEIDGEHLIKEKIRYGTANFLIEDAMTRDEALRAVEVGYEVSEKLIKDGIKCLIVGEMGIGNTTPSSTIVSLVSGRDVESVVGFGTGITQENILHKQQVIKKAIEVRSPNAEDPFDILAKVGGLEIAAMAGAMLAAASNRIPILVDGFICTAAALIAKLINNVVSEYMIIGHRSVEPGHRIAIDLLGKEPLLDLNLRLGEGSGAAIAFPLLLSSTLMISEMSTFTSAKISSE; via the coding sequence GTGGTAATAAAAGAATTTAAAATCGATCCACTAGATAAGGAGAATGGATTACAAGTAAAATCATATATTGATACTTTGACAAAGCCACCAGGAAGTTTAGGTAAGCTTGAACAGTTGGCCATTCAGTTAGGAGAAATAACATCTCAACAATTTCCAAGTGTAACGCCTCCAGGTGTAATCGTTTTTGCAGCTGATCATGGAATAGCTGCCGAAGGTGTGTCTGCATTTCCACAAGAAGTGACGGCACAAATGGTTACTAATTTTCTAAACGGTGGGGCAGCAATAAATGTTTTTAGCAAACAAATTGGTGCACAATTTAAGATTGTAGATGTAGGTGTTGCAACTGAAATTGATGGAGAACACTTAATAAAGGAAAAAATTCGTTACGGTACAGCTAATTTTCTAATAGAAGATGCGATGACACGTGATGAAGCTTTACGCGCAGTGGAAGTAGGATATGAAGTATCAGAAAAATTAATAAAAGATGGAATTAAATGTCTTATTGTTGGAGAAATGGGGATTGGTAATACGACACCTAGTAGTACTATTGTATCATTGGTAAGCGGCCGAGATGTTGAGTCAGTAGTCGGTTTTGGAACAGGCATTACACAAGAAAATATTTTGCATAAACAACAGGTCATCAAGAAAGCGATTGAAGTTCGATCTCCTAACGCTGAAGACCCTTTTGATATTTTAGCAAAAGTCGGTGGACTAGAAATTGCTGCAATGGCAGGAGCAATGCTTGCTGCTGCGTCTAATCGTATCCCTATACTTGTTGATGGATTTATTTGTACAGCAGCTGCATTAATCGCTAAACTCATAAATAATGTTGTATCTGAATATATGATTATAGGTCATCGTTCTGTTGAGCCTGGACATCGAATTGCGATTGACCTTCTTGGAAAAGAACCGTTACTTGATTTAAACCTTCGTTTAGGTGAAGGATCTGGTGCTGCTATAGCCTTCCCTCTACTTCTATCATCAACATTAATGATAAGTGAGATGTCAACGTTTACTTCTGCGAAAATTTCCAGTGAGTAG
- a CDS encoding beta-ketoacyl synthase N-terminal-like domain-containing protein: protein MERISVTGFGIKAPNATNIDQFRCILERGNNALNYVEHPTIGQIVCGVVRETFEEVDGVKFKKYPRIVRMAISASYDAFSMSRIKNKKNSKKIAVIVGSSNGAAIEIEKHVLISKEKSYNRFPPTAIAKMNANSIVSGITSFLGLNGMSLLITNSCTSSLDAINVAKSLLETKQADACIVCGIDSSLTDIAFYGFSKIGITHRNSEISNGGPFSGKDYFAMAEGAGAVILERESDVLQEDREIFGFINNVASNQDGLSIYHSDLSGKWMNEAARQVLNGKQPDFVNSQALGLEENDQIEKQLFQDLINDDVPISSIKGLFGHPFGAAGMLQCVSSLLSMNYGFISPVTNTIGKDYLHLPIVRKTKYQKVDNVLITNHGYGGNNACLFMSKT from the coding sequence ATGGAGAGGATAAGTGTAACAGGATTTGGGATAAAAGCTCCTAATGCAACAAATATTGATCAATTTAGGTGCATATTAGAACGAGGAAATAATGCATTGAATTATGTGGAACATCCAACAATTGGTCAAATAGTGTGTGGTGTAGTGAGGGAAACATTTGAAGAAGTGGATGGAGTAAAATTTAAAAAATATCCTCGAATTGTTCGAATGGCTATATCAGCCTCATATGATGCTTTCTCAATGTCCAGAATCAAAAATAAGAAAAATTCAAAAAAAATAGCTGTAATTGTTGGTTCCTCGAATGGAGCTGCAATCGAAATCGAGAAACATGTCTTAATTTCAAAGGAGAAATCATATAATCGATTCCCGCCGACAGCTATTGCGAAAATGAATGCCAATAGTATAGTATCGGGCATAACATCATTTTTAGGCTTGAATGGGATGTCTTTATTAATTACCAACAGTTGCACGTCTAGTTTAGATGCAATTAATGTGGCAAAGTCGTTGTTAGAAACGAAACAGGCAGATGCTTGTATTGTTTGTGGTATCGATTCATCATTGACGGATATAGCATTTTATGGTTTTTCAAAAATAGGTATTACGCATAGAAATAGTGAGATTTCAAATGGTGGCCCATTCTCGGGTAAAGATTATTTTGCAATGGCTGAAGGTGCGGGTGCAGTTATTCTAGAACGTGAAAGTGATGTTTTACAAGAAGATAGAGAAATATTTGGGTTTATAAACAATGTTGCTTCGAATCAAGATGGGTTATCAATTTACCATTCTGATTTGTCTGGGAAGTGGATGAACGAAGCAGCAAGACAAGTTTTAAATGGTAAGCAACCTGATTTTGTAAATAGTCAGGCTTTAGGGCTTGAAGAAAACGACCAAATTGAAAAACAACTATTTCAAGATTTAATTAATGATGATGTACCAATCTCATCAATTAAAGGTTTATTTGGTCATCCATTTGGTGCCGCTGGAATGTTGCAATGTGTATCGAGTTTGCTCAGTATGAACTATGGTTTTATTTCTCCAGTAACAAATACAATAGGTAAAGATTATTTGCATTTACCTATTGTAAGAAAAACGAAATATCAAAAAGTAGACAATGTTCTTATAACTAATCATGGGTATGGTGGTAACAACGCTTGTTTATTTATGTCTAAGACATAA
- a CDS encoding aminoacyl-tRNA deacylase gives MHAYELMVKKYLKSNGVNFKHIVLTASCHSVEDAAKAVNASINDFVKNICMIDQTGRLIIAIVMGKDRASTSRVGKALEIVRPRLAKEMEVLQYTGYPAGGVPSFGFEAIFLVDTYVMDMNEVYTGGGSPNSLVKVKVEDLVKMNGGKTIRVRK, from the coding sequence ATGCATGCTTATGAATTGATGGTTAAGAAATATCTAAAGTCCAATGGAGTAAATTTTAAACACATCGTTTTAACCGCATCATGTCATTCAGTCGAAGATGCAGCAAAGGCTGTAAATGCTTCAATAAATGATTTTGTTAAAAATATTTGTATGATCGATCAGACAGGAAGGTTAATTATCGCAATTGTAATGGGTAAAGATCGAGCTAGTACATCTAGAGTAGGTAAGGCACTTGAAATTGTAAGGCCTCGACTTGCTAAAGAGATGGAAGTATTACAATATACGGGTTATCCAGCAGGAGGAGTGCCTTCATTTGGGTTTGAGGCGATTTTTTTAGTTGACACTTACGTTATGGACATGAATGAAGTATATACAGGTGGAGGATCTCCAAATTCATTAGTGAAAGTAAAAGTGGAGGATTTAGTGAAAATGAATGGAGGTAAAACTATTAGAGTAAGAAAATAA
- a CDS encoding DUF2785 domain-containing protein, with the protein MTLKEELINIKNNEYKLPDGANVESVVESMLRNIGSTDSYLRDELIYTTFSEWIIGEYLPIEMLRNILHTAMNGHHIFYHIGDSDSDSVFTRSFSMLLIPLILLVNQKHDFLSNEDIIEVKVKLIRYLQQEKDLRGYVLHKGWAHSIAHSADAINALAENNLHDDHLLQLLNTIKDVVCTKDTVYMNLEDERLTTAVVTILKKDTLKITAIQDWIRNFDNWERSECWQEEYKVITNVKNFLSSLYFRLCNEDTIEEVAEMIKETLIKMMKRYT; encoded by the coding sequence ATGACGTTAAAGGAAGAACTAATTAATATCAAAAATAATGAGTATAAATTACCTGATGGAGCTAATGTTGAATCAGTAGTTGAGAGTATGTTAAGAAATATTGGTTCTACAGATAGTTACTTAAGAGATGAACTGATTTATACGACATTTTCAGAATGGATTATAGGAGAATATTTACCAATTGAAATGCTCAGAAATATCTTACATACAGCTATGAATGGGCACCACATTTTTTATCATATTGGTGATTCGGATTCAGATTCAGTTTTTACACGCTCATTCTCTATGTTACTTATTCCTTTAATATTATTAGTTAATCAAAAACATGATTTTTTAAGTAATGAGGACATTATAGAAGTTAAAGTCAAACTAATCCGTTATCTACAACAAGAAAAAGATTTGAGAGGATATGTTCTACATAAAGGTTGGGCTCATTCAATTGCACATAGTGCCGATGCTATAAATGCGTTAGCTGAAAATAACTTGCATGATGATCATTTATTACAACTATTAAATACAATTAAAGATGTTGTTTGTACGAAGGACACAGTTTATATGAATCTAGAAGATGAAAGACTAACAACAGCTGTTGTGACAATATTGAAAAAGGATACGCTAAAAATAACTGCTATCCAAGATTGGATTCGAAATTTTGATAATTGGGAAAGAAGTGAATGTTGGCAGGAAGAGTACAAAGTGATTACGAATGTAAAAAATTTTCTAAGTAGTCTTTATTTCCGTTTATGTAATGAAGATACAATAGAAGAAGTAGCTGAAATGATAAAGGAAACATTGATAAAGATGATGAAAAGATATACATAA
- a CDS encoding cupin domain-containing protein, with translation MSQFNSQNQNVLELIKGLELEHEEKHITLNSEEMTAAVYPYKMYDKPNFHRHDCEQIFYVLDGEGTFILKDDEGNVEEFEVKVGSHFVVPKNVWHGMYCKNDKTALTLQVNRKDMITEKLGA, from the coding sequence TTGAGTCAATTTAATTCTCAAAATCAAAATGTATTGGAGCTTATTAAGGGGTTAGAACTTGAACATGAAGAAAAGCACATTACTTTAAATTCTGAAGAAATGACTGCTGCCGTTTATCCTTACAAAATGTATGACAAACCAAATTTTCATCGTCATGATTGTGAACAAATTTTTTATGTTCTAGATGGTGAAGGTACGTTTATCCTAAAAGATGATGAAGGAAATGTAGAAGAATTTGAAGTTAAGGTAGGCTCACATTTTGTTGTACCTAAGAATGTTTGGCATGGAATGTATTGTAAGAATGACAAGACTGCACTTACTTTACAAGTTAACCGTAAAGATATGATTACGGAAAAACTAGGTGCGTAA
- a CDS encoding DNA polymerase beta superfamily protein, with product MMISNRKTVFTALVGSYNYNLSTTDSDKDYKAFFLPTFDDLYYGDKQSLSKTSLEKDIEYHDIRKLPIMLWKSNVNFVETLFSVEYLDSDNKFFNYLFEKREDIARMNLPYLYEACQGMFYQKKKEYERDIIKDTKKTYKHAMSALRIIDFLHRYKQNDFSSFKSAIWYPNNDSYKDFLLSVRSGNVCGIESLLINKEKSLESIKDYYKLIEPNKELKMEIDATLKQHIFLQIF from the coding sequence ATGATGATATCTAATAGGAAAACTGTATTTACAGCATTAGTAGGTTCTTACAATTATAATTTAAGTACGACCGATTCTGATAAGGATTATAAGGCATTTTTCTTACCTACATTCGATGATTTATACTATGGTGATAAACAATCACTGTCAAAGACAAGTCTTGAGAAAGACATTGAGTATCATGATATTAGAAAATTACCAATTATGTTATGGAAGTCAAATGTGAATTTTGTAGAAACGTTATTTTCAGTGGAGTATCTTGACTCTGACAATAAATTCTTCAATTATCTATTCGAAAAAAGGGAAGACATTGCTCGAATGAACTTACCATATTTGTATGAGGCATGTCAGGGGATGTTTTATCAAAAGAAGAAAGAGTATGAGCGAGATATAATAAAGGATACGAAAAAGACGTACAAACATGCTATGTCTGCCTTGCGAATTATAGATTTCTTACACCGTTACAAACAAAATGATTTTTCAAGTTTCAAATCTGCAATATGGTATCCGAACAATGACAGTTACAAAGATTTTCTGTTGAGTGTTAGAAGCGGAAATGTATGCGGTATAGAAAGTCTATTAATCAATAAAGAAAAATCACTTGAATCCATAAAAGACTATTATAAATTAATCGAACCAAATAAAGAATTAAAGATGGAAATTGATGCAACGTTAAAACAGCATATATTTTTACAGATTTTTTAA
- a CDS encoding SOS response-associated peptidase, with amino-acid sequence MCGRFTLFTNYEEIIKRFNIEAGITEDQYRISYNIAPSQPVLSVINDGHINRIGFLKWGLVPPWAKNEQIGYKMINARGETLTEKPSFRNAYKKKRCLIIADSFYEWKRNEDKTKTPMRIKLKSGELFAMAGLWEQWKSPAGETIYSCSIITTKPNELVSHIHDRMPVIIKPNEEVSWLNPNNNDTDILNRLLKPYPAHLMEAYPVSTLVNSPKNNTLELIHKIG; translated from the coding sequence ATGTGTGGTCGGTTTACATTGTTTACTAACTATGAAGAAATTATAAAACGCTTTAATATTGAAGCCGGTATAACAGAAGATCAGTATAGAATTAGTTATAATATCGCTCCTTCACAACCTGTCTTATCCGTTATCAATGATGGTCACATTAATCGAATAGGCTTCTTAAAATGGGGATTAGTCCCACCTTGGGCAAAGAATGAGCAGATCGGTTACAAAATGATAAATGCAAGAGGTGAAACATTAACAGAGAAGCCTAGCTTCCGAAATGCTTACAAGAAAAAGCGCTGCCTTATTATTGCTGATAGCTTTTATGAGTGGAAAAGAAATGAAGATAAGACTAAGACACCAATGCGTATCAAACTAAAATCAGGTGAACTTTTTGCTATGGCTGGACTGTGGGAACAATGGAAATCACCAGCGGGGGAAACCATTTATTCATGCTCTATTATTACGACTAAACCAAATGAACTCGTTTCGCATATTCATGACCGTATGCCCGTTATAATTAAACCTAATGAAGAGGTCAGTTGGTTGAATCCCAATAATAATGATACTGATATCTTAAACAGATTGTTGAAGCCCTATCCTGCTCATCTAATGGAAGCTTACCCTGTTTCTACTTTAGTTAATTCACCAAAAAATAATACTCTAGAGTTAATACATAAGATTGGATGA
- a CDS encoding copper amine oxidase N-terminal domain-containing protein, which produces MKKILLFIMSMALFVPYASAAPPINVYVNYQKQIYTQSPIIEDGTILVPIQTFETLGANVDWDPSTQTITVTKSVTRGTRTVVLKIGSSTAIVDGKTEEIAVPVQIKNGNTMVPLRFLSREIGATVDWNSTAREVSIALGDPFDLILVIPAGRYPETTAHINRAIEQGITPICTIDRAGAKENREKSLRGVPEKDGFDIDVYPMAICAEGGEGASVSYISPSDSQGAYSYISNLLEDDEDGTRVLIITEKMLNNSFKN; this is translated from the coding sequence ATGAAAAAGATACTATTATTCATAATGTCAATGGCATTGTTTGTTCCTTATGCGTCCGCAGCGCCACCTATTAACGTTTACGTTAATTACCAAAAGCAAATATACACTCAATCTCCAATCATAGAAGATGGTACTATTTTAGTTCCTATACAAACATTTGAAACATTAGGGGCTAACGTTGACTGGGACCCTTCAACACAAACAATAACAGTAACTAAATCAGTAACAAGAGGAACCAGAACTGTTGTATTAAAAATTGGCTCTTCTACTGCTATTGTTGATGGTAAAACTGAAGAAATTGCTGTACCAGTACAAATAAAGAATGGAAATACAATGGTTCCTCTACGTTTTCTAAGTAGAGAAATTGGAGCAACAGTTGATTGGAATAGTACTGCAAGAGAAGTTTCAATTGCATTAGGAGATCCATTTGATTTAATACTTGTAATTCCAGCAGGTCGTTATCCTGAAACTACGGCACATATTAATCGTGCAATTGAACAAGGAATCACACCTATTTGTACAATAGACCGTGCTGGTGCAAAAGAAAATAGAGAGAAATCATTAAGGGGAGTTCCTGAAAAGGATGGTTTTGATATAGACGTATATCCGATGGCAATTTGTGCTGAAGGTGGAGAAGGAGCTAGTGTATCCTATATTTCCCCATCTGATAGTCAGGGTGCCTATAGTTATATTTCTAACCTATTAGAAGATGATGAAGATGGTACACGTGTGCTTATTATCACTGAGAAAATGTTAAATAACTCATTTAAAAACTAG
- the bioF gene encoding 8-amino-7-oxononanoate synthase encodes MNKYEWCKEEIELIKNQGLYREFKRIDSMPSTEVYVNGKTKTMASSNNYLGLANDPRLIQSAYDGMLAFGVGSSGSRLTSGNTVLHEKLEDKIAKFKNKDAALIYSSGYLANIGVISSLLKEGDIILSDELNHASIIDGCRLSKAKTKVYKHANMKDLEEQLKRSQSYNKKLIITDGVFSMDGTIAPLPEINKLAKQYGAIVAVDDAHATGVIGTSGAGTADYFETDVDITIGTFSKAIGTEGGYVVSSKEIIELLRNRSRSFIFQTAASPGVIAATIKSIEIIENDINTRKRLLDISKHLRLKLEGIGFEVKGTSIIPIIPVIIGQESLASKFAELIESEGVFAPAIRPPTVPDGESRIRLTVMATHTDEQIEFIYNTFCKVGKELGII; translated from the coding sequence ATGAATAAGTATGAATGGTGCAAAGAAGAGATTGAGCTTATTAAGAATCAGGGATTGTATCGTGAGTTTAAAAGAATCGATTCAATGCCTTCAACTGAAGTATATGTTAATGGTAAAACAAAAACGATGGCTTCTTCAAATAATTATTTAGGATTAGCAAATGATCCGAGGTTAATTCAATCTGCTTATGATGGAATGTTAGCTTTTGGGGTTGGAAGTAGTGGCTCGAGGTTAACATCTGGAAATACTGTTTTACATGAGAAGTTAGAGGATAAAATTGCAAAATTTAAAAATAAGGATGCAGCTTTAATTTATTCAAGCGGGTATTTAGCTAACATTGGAGTTATTTCCTCATTGTTAAAAGAAGGAGATATCATTCTAAGTGATGAATTAAATCACGCAAGTATTATTGATGGGTGTCGATTAAGTAAAGCAAAAACGAAAGTATATAAACATGCAAATATGAAAGACCTAGAAGAACAATTAAAACGAAGTCAATCATATAATAAAAAATTAATAATCACTGATGGCGTATTTAGTATGGATGGCACTATTGCTCCTCTACCAGAAATAAATAAATTAGCAAAACAGTACGGTGCAATTGTTGCAGTTGATGATGCTCATGCAACGGGTGTTATAGGAACATCAGGAGCAGGAACCGCTGATTATTTTGAGACAGATGTCGATATTACCATTGGTACATTTAGCAAAGCAATAGGAACGGAAGGAGGGTATGTTGTTTCGTCTAAAGAAATTATTGAGCTGTTAAGAAATCGTTCTCGTTCTTTTATTTTTCAAACAGCTGCTTCTCCTGGGGTAATAGCCGCTACAATCAAGTCAATTGAAATTATTGAAAACGATATCAATACTAGGAAAAGGTTGTTAGACATAAGCAAACATCTACGTTTAAAACTAGAGGGAATCGGTTTTGAAGTGAAAGGAACTTCAATTATACCAATAATTCCTGTAATTATTGGTCAAGAAAGTCTGGCTTCCAAATTTGCAGAACTTATAGAGAGTGAAGGGGTTTTTGCACCTGCTATTCGTCCACCTACTGTTCCAGATGGTGAAAGTCGAATTAGGTTAACAGTTATGGCAACACACACTGATGAACAAATCGAATTTATATACAATACATTTTGTAAAGTTGGAAAAGAACTTGGTATCATTTAA
- a CDS encoding S-Ena type endospore appendage, with protein sequence MSAYISKCTCCGSNKDKTACCDCPIEIDDRNGDINLACGDSFTIFGGNFEGLVSGTIRVLEQSNCGLCVTITSDCEDHVFKIPRPNQPISDNVLSFAFTNVTDITVTCLSDTGGDCFGNYSYKLIDRCISTSLPKQ encoded by the coding sequence TTGAGCGCATATATTTCTAAATGCACTTGTTGTGGCAGCAATAAGGACAAGACAGCTTGTTGTGATTGTCCTATAGAAATTGATGACCGAAATGGTGATATTAACTTAGCTTGTGGTGATTCATTTACTATTTTCGGTGGAAACTTTGAAGGCCTAGTATCTGGAACTATCCGTGTACTTGAACAATCTAACTGTGGACTTTGTGTTACAATTACATCAGATTGCGAAGATCATGTATTTAAGATACCTCGTCCAAATCAACCTATATCTGATAACGTATTATCTTTTGCCTTTACAAACGTAACTGACATTACTGTTACGTGTTTAAGCGACACGGGCGGAGATTGTTTTGGGAATTATTCATATAAACTTATTGATAGATGCATAAGTACATCACTTCCTAAACAATAA
- a CDS encoding spore germination protein: protein MPSIICGFPININSVSGIVNFGDSLNTSPKITSKAITGSGGGNNGNFVNTNNGISLSNNFDPDVIDQPTVGNI from the coding sequence ATGCCTTCAATTATATGTGGATTTCCCATTAATATTAACAGTGTCAGCGGAATCGTTAATTTCGGTGATTCATTAAACACATCTCCTAAGATCACTTCAAAAGCTATTACAGGTTCGGGCGGAGGAAATAATGGTAATTTTGTGAATACGAACAATGGTATTAGCTTATCAAACAACTTTGATCCAGATGTCATTGATCAGCCTACAGTTGGTAATATATAA